In Streptomyces sp. Li-HN-5-11, the sequence ACCACCCTGTCTGCGGGACCGAGCATGACGTTGCCCGGCTTGACGTCGCGGTGCAGCACACCGGCGGCGTGCGCGGCCCGCAGGGCGCCGACCATGCCCAGACCCACACCGGCCGCCTCCTGCGGTGTCAGGGTCCGGCCACCCTTGAGGACCTCGGCGAGGGTGTCCGCCGCGAGGTGCTCCATGACGATGCAGGGCTGGCCGTCGTCGTCCACGACGTCATGGACGACGACCACGTGGGGATGCACGACACGGGCGGCGCTGCGCGCCTCACGGCGGGTGCGCTCGTAGAGCGTGGCGCGTTCGTCGTCGGACAACTCCGGACGCGGATGCAGCCGCTTGAGCGCGACCGGGCGGCCGAGGACCTCGTCCTCCGCACGCCAGACCGTGCCCATGCCGCCCCGGCCGATCTGCTCGATGAGCCTGTAGCGCCCGGCGACGAGCCGCCCCTGGTCCGACACCGCGTGCCCTCCGCCAGCTCCGTCCACGTCCGATTCCGAGCCGCCACCATAACCGGCCCCGGTGACAGCATCCGGAACGGATCCTTCAGCGCCTCTCAATAGGCGGGTGCAAAAGTGCACAAATGCGCTTAAGAAGGTCTGCGCCGGGCACATGCAGGGACGAATCGGCCGGCGCGGTTCCGGGTACACGGGCGTGGCCCGGGGGTGAGATGCGACAGGTGGAGCGAACCATGTTGTTGGCGAATCCCGCGGTGTTGCGGAACCTGGTGGAGCAGTACGAGACCCTGTCCCTCCTGCACGCCGAGACCGGCGGCGTCGAGGCCAGGCAGCGGATGGAGGACGTCGCGTACACGCTGTGCGTCTCGACCGGCACACGCGACGTGGACAGCGCCCTGGCCGCGGCGCGACGGCAACTGGCCGCCTCCCCGTCCGGGGTCGGACCGGCGGTGACCTGACAGTGCCGACGGCGCGGCCGACCGGTGGGCAGGACGAACCGGCGGCCCGCATCGGCGTGTCGTACGGGCGTCCGAGGGCACTGAGAGACGATGGGTGCGCCCGGACCGCGACGAGGCCGGGCTCGGGACGGAGGGGCTGCGTGGACCAGCGGGTCACGAGGCAGTGCGCGGGGGAGGAGACCGACGCCCGGGCGCCCGACCCGGACGGCACCGGCCACGGCCGGGACGGAGACGGCCTCGGTGACCCTCCGGCCCCAAGTGACGCGCGGCGGCGCATTCCCCGCACCGACGCCCTCCTGCGCGACCCGCGCCTCACGGACGCGGTGAGCCGCCTCGGACCCGGGCCGGTGAAGGCGGCGGTCCGCCGGGCGCAGGAACAGGCCCGCGACGGCACCATCACCCCCGAACAGGTGGCGGACAGGGCCGTGGAACTGCTGCCGCGTACGGTCGGCGGGCTGCGGCCGGTGATCAATGCCACCGGAGTGCTGCTGCACACCAACCTCGGCCGGGCGTCCCTGTCGGCGATGGCCCGGCAGGCGGTGCAGGAGGCCGCCGGGCCCACGGACGTGGAGCTGGACCTGCGAACCGGCGTCCGGGCCCGCCGCGGCCGCTCCGCCCTGGCCGCGCTGCGCGGCCGGGTGCCGTCCGCCGCCGCGGCGCACGTCGTGAACAACGGCGCCGCCGCGCTCGTGCTCGCCGCCACCGCGCTCGCCGCCGGCCGGGAGATCGTCATCAGCCGCGGCGAGATGGTGGAGATCGGGGACGGCTTCCGCCTGCCCGACCTCCTGGTGTCCACCGGCGCCCGGCTCCGCGAGGTCGGAACCACCAACCGTACGCGCGTCGAGGACTACGCGGACGTGATCGGCCCCGAGACTGCGTTCGTCCTGAAGGTGCACCCCTCCAACTTCCGCATCACCGGCTTCACCCGGGCCGCCGGGGTCGGCGAACTGGCGGCACTGGGCGTGCCGGTGGTCGTCGACATCGGGTCCGGACTGCTCGCCCCGCACCCGCTGCTGCCCGACGA encodes:
- a CDS encoding DUF5133 domain-containing protein; the protein is MLLANPAVLRNLVEQYETLSLLHAETGGVEARQRMEDVAYTLCVSTGTRDVDSALAAARRQLAASPSGVGPAVT
- the selA gene encoding L-seryl-tRNA(Sec) selenium transferase, which produces MPRTDALLRDPRLTDAVSRLGPGPVKAAVRRAQEQARDGTITPEQVADRAVELLPRTVGGLRPVINATGVLLHTNLGRASLSAMARQAVQEAAGPTDVELDLRTGVRARRGRSALAALRGRVPSAAAAHVVNNGAAALVLAATALAAGREIVISRGEMVEIGDGFRLPDLLVSTGARLREVGTTNRTRVEDYADVIGPETAFVLKVHPSNFRITGFTRAAGVGELAALGVPVVVDIGSGLLAPHPLLPDEPDAETQLRGGAALVTASGDKLLGGPQCGLLLGDEHLVRALSRHPLARALRVDKLTLAALEATLTGPETPTAAALSADPGELMRRAERLAAALSGTGIDVRAVSSTATVGGGGAPGVTLPSAALSLPESCAAVLRTGCVPVVGRLEAGRCLLDLRAVPAEEDERLAEAVRSAAER